The region TGGGAGTACCTTTCCCGGACCTTGAGTCGGAAACGTTCACGCACAGCATCCGGAAAACAGAAGGTTGATTCTTCTCGCCGGGAAATGCTTTAGGAGAATATGGGTATGCAATTTCTGGAGTTCGCCCAGATCTGCGAGCGCCTGGAAGGGACTCCTGGACGCTTGGATATGATCGAGCAGGTCGGTGCCGTCCTGCCCCGGCTCGGCGATGATGAACTCCTGGTCTTCGTCCGCTTCATCATGGGGCGGGTCTTTCCCGACTGGAGCCCCCAAAAACTCGGCGTGGGCCCAAACCTCCTCTACGACGCCGTGGCCTACGTCGTCGGCACGAAGAGGGACGCGGTCCGCGAGGCGATCAACGCGACCGGCGATGCAGGTCTGGCCGTCGAACGGCTCCTCGCGAACAAAGAGCAGACGTCGTTCTTCATCCAGGAGATGGACCTTCTGGATGTCTACCAGGACTTCGAGCGGATGGCGGCCGCCGAAGGGCAGCGGTCGCAGCGGGAGAAACTCCGGGTGGCACAGAAACTCTTCGGCAACGCCCGCCCGCTGGAAGGGCGGTATCTCGCACGGCTCATGCTCGAAGAACTCCGGATAGGCATGGGTGAGGGGAACGTCCGCGACGCCGTGGCCCGGGCGTTCGATATCGACGTCCGCTTGGTCGAGCATGCCCACCAAGCGATGAACGACCTCGGGGAGGTGGCCCTCCTCGCTCGGCAGAACCCGGCCGCTCTCTCCAGCGTGACGATCGAGCCGTTCCGGCCGGTGAAGATGATGCTTGCCCAGGCGGGCACCATCGCCGGGCAGATCGAGGACCACGGCGAGGTGGCGGTCGAGTACAAGTACGACGGGAGCAGGTTCCAGTTCCATAAGAAGGACGGGGTCTGCCGGATCTACTCGCGAAAACTGGAGGAGGTCACGGGGAGCCTCCCCGACATCGTCCGGCAGCTTGAGGAGGCCACCGCCGACCACGACGTTATTCTGGACGGCGAAGCGGTCGCCGTCAGGGACGGCAGGCCCATGCCGTTTCAGTACGTGATCCGGCGGTTCCGCCGGAAGCACCAAGTCGACTCGATGATGGAGAAGATCGAACTTGTTCCGCGGGTCTTCGACATCCTCTACCTCGACGGCGAGACGCTGATGGACCGGCCCCTCGCCGAGCGCCGCCGGCTTCTTGAGGATGTGCTGAAGGTGCATATCGCCCCGCAGTTCCGGGCCGGCGACGTCGTGGGAGCCGAAGCGATCTACACCGAGGCCTTAAACCGCGGGCACGAGGGCGTGATGGTGAAGGTGCTCGACTCCCCCTACACCCCGGGCGTCCGGGGCCGCCTCTGGGTGAAGGTGAAACCCGGGGTGGAGACGCTCGACCTCGCTGTCGTCGGGGCCGAGTGGGGCGAAGGGCGGC is a window of Methanoculleus sp. 7T DNA encoding:
- a CDS encoding ATP-dependent DNA ligase, encoding MQFLEFAQICERLEGTPGRLDMIEQVGAVLPRLGDDELLVFVRFIMGRVFPDWSPQKLGVGPNLLYDAVAYVVGTKRDAVREAINATGDAGLAVERLLANKEQTSFFIQEMDLLDVYQDFERMAAAEGQRSQREKLRVAQKLFGNARPLEGRYLARLMLEELRIGMGEGNVRDAVARAFDIDVRLVEHAHQAMNDLGEVALLARQNPAALSSVTIEPFRPVKMMLAQAGTIAGQIEDHGEVAVEYKYDGSRFQFHKKDGVCRIYSRKLEEVTGSLPDIVRQLEEATADHDVILDGEAVAVRDGRPMPFQYVIRRFRRKHQVDSMMEKIELVPRVFDILYLDGETLMDRPLAERRRLLEDVLKVHIAPQFRAGDVVGAEAIYTEALNRGHEGVMVKVLDSPYTPGVRGRLWVKVKPGVETLDLAVVGAEWGEGRRAKMFGSFLLAVQDQGRLLTVGKVATGITDEVLADLYALLKDNVIARSGKEVTLEPQVVFEVGYSEIQTSPNYESGYALRFPRFVQVREDKSVDEAETLDALVERYRLQKNGQGSGTLPD